The DNA region TACAATAATAAAAAAGTAAAGGTCTGCTATGTTCACGGTTGAAGAGGCAAAACTTTCGGATATAGAGAGTTTAATTGATTTGCTAACACTACTTTTTTCACAAGAAGCAGAGTTTGCTCCTGCAAGAGATATCCAAAAAAGAGGGCTTCAAACGATCTTAGAAGATAAAAAAATTGGTACGATTTTTGTTCTCAAAGATAAGCAAAAAATCATCGGCATGGTCAGCCTTTTATGGACAATCAGCACAGCATTGGGTGGACGTGTTGCTTTTTTAGAAGATATGGTAGTTGATACTGCATGGCGAGGAAGAGGCGGTGGACATATACTGGTTGAACATGCCATTGCTTATGCAAAAAAACTTACATGTAAACGCATTACACTTTTAACGGACACTGACAATTTAGCCGCACATCGTTTTTATCAGCAGTTTGGATTTCAAACCTCTGTGATGCAACCTATGCGTTTGATACTGAATGATCAATAAAAAGAGTATGTCATAAGTGCATAAACATTTTTGCAAAAAATATCTGAAAGTAGTACCATACAACATTATGATAGAGCTTAGGAGATATTTTTGAGACGTTTTTTTGTGTTAGCCTTCACTCTTTTGAGTATGCTTAATGCTGCCAATACACCAGCATATGATCCTGCGACTTTGTATCAAGAGGTTGTTCAGAAAATTAAAGATGAGTCCATAACTTCTGTTGATGAAAAACGACTGATGAACAGATGTTTGGATGGAATGGTCAATAGTGTTGATCCAAATGGGCGCTATTTGAACGAAGAAGAATATGAAACGTTATACCTCAGTTCTAAAGCAGTAGCTGGAGTTGGACTATTTTTGGCAGAAAAGCATAATCATATCTTTGTAAAATCGGTTGTCGATCACTCTCCTGCACAAAAAGCAAATCTTCAAAAAGACGATGAAATTGTTCAGATTGATGGAATATTGGTTCGTGACTTAAATTTTGAAGAAGTTGTCGCAGCACTAAGGGGGTCACCCAATACGAAAGTAAAATTAGGTATCTTAAAACCTAATAGTTTTAAATCTATTGAAGTACAAGTCATGCGTAAAGTTGTGACGATTGATTATATTACTTCCTTGATGTTTGAAGGCGATATAGCCTATGTTAAGGTAAGTTCTTTTGCACAAAATGCCCTTTTAGAAATGTTAGATGACATACAGTATCTTTATAATCTTCAACACAATAAACTAGACGGAATGATTTTGGATCTTCGCGATAATCCCGGTGGGTATTTCATCAGTGGCATAGCCCTTACGTCACTCTTTTTAGAGAAAGACAAGCCTATCATTAATGTGAAAAGTCGGCACAAAGAAGAAAAAAAGCAGTATATCAATACACCACAAGATTATGACGGAATGGAATATGTTGAAAAAATTGAAGCACTCTCTTTTTTAAAAACCATTCCATTGGTCATTTTAGTCAATAATGACTCCTCTGGTAGTTCTGAAATCGTAGCTTCGGTATTGCAAGAGTATAATCGTGCAATAATTATCGGCACTCCAACGTTTGGCAAAGATACTTTTGCCACTCTTTTCCCTCTATCTACTACTTCGTCAGCCGTAAAATTTGCAACAGCAAGGTGGAGCACTCCAAAAGGGAAAAGTGTTTGGCCCAATGGAGTAACACCCAATATTGAGGTTATGCAAGAGAGCGAAGAAGACGATAAACCTTTAAGTGAGGCTTTACGTGTTTTAAAAAAGAAGTAATTACTTCGTGATAAACATGTAAAATGGTTTTTCATCCAACTGCATATCAATCCAAACGCCATTAGAACCCAAAGTATCGTTAAGGGCAACTTGTAAAGAGAGATAGGTTTTAGGAAGTTCAAAGAGCACTTTGAGTTTTTTGTTAGAAAAAATTGCTTTTGCTGAACCTGTAATAATATTACAAAACTCTGCAACCCCATCAACAATCGCAGCCGTGTCATCTGCTTCAAGGCTCTCTCCTAGCATAGCCTCAAGTGCAATAAGGGCAAGTTCTCTTGGAAATATAAGAAAGAAAGAACCGGAAATCTCACCTTTAAATTTCATAGCCGCAATAATCACTTGCGGTGGAATTTTTTCATTAAACGGTCTGATCTCGTGTTTGATTTTTTGAGCTTCAAGACCTGTAATTGTGACGAGGGAATTAACGGCCGTATCAATAAAAACAGGGAGATTCATAATGAGTTG from Sulfurospirillum diekertiae includes:
- a CDS encoding S41 family peptidase, with the translated sequence MRRFFVLAFTLLSMLNAANTPAYDPATLYQEVVQKIKDESITSVDEKRLMNRCLDGMVNSVDPNGRYLNEEEYETLYLSSKAVAGVGLFLAEKHNHIFVKSVVDHSPAQKANLQKDDEIVQIDGILVRDLNFEEVVAALRGSPNTKVKLGILKPNSFKSIEVQVMRKVVTIDYITSLMFEGDIAYVKVSSFAQNALLEMLDDIQYLYNLQHNKLDGMILDLRDNPGGYFISGIALTSLFLEKDKPIINVKSRHKEEKKQYINTPQDYDGMEYVEKIEALSFLKTIPLVILVNNDSSGSSEIVASVLQEYNRAIIIGTPTFGKDTFATLFPLSTTSSAVKFATARWSTPKGKSVWPNGVTPNIEVMQESEEDDKPLSEALRVLKKK
- a CDS encoding GNAT family N-acetyltransferase gives rise to the protein MFTVEEAKLSDIESLIDLLTLLFSQEAEFAPARDIQKRGLQTILEDKKIGTIFVLKDKQKIIGMVSLLWTISTALGGRVAFLEDMVVDTAWRGRGGGHILVEHAIAYAKKLTCKRITLLTDTDNLAAHRFYQQFGFQTSVMQPMRLILNDQ